The Branchiostoma floridae strain S238N-H82 chromosome 1, Bfl_VNyyK, whole genome shotgun sequence sequence GCCCCTATAAGCTGCTGGACTAATGGTGCGAGTTCTTGCTCCATGTTTTCTTCGCTATACGCCGCCGTAATAAGGCGAAAAAGTCCAGACTGTCATTGAATTTGAGATATGCTTCTCCATCGGCCACGCTCGCATCCTCCTCATgcgggtcaaaggtgaaagttTACGAACTTTGAGTGGATGTAAAAGCAGGAATGATTCAAAGGCGAACTGAAAATGAGTTGGTGAACTTTTGACTATTTTCCTCAAGAATTTTGTAAAATCTACCACActgtatcaaaacaaacaataatattTATTTCACGTTGTCGCTGTTATTCATATTTGTGATCCAAATGTTTTAGACTGATGATAATCCTTCCATCTGGATTCTGATTTTAGGTTATTTCATCTTTTAGTGGAATCCCGAGTCCATGACTTCACCAAACATGGCGGGTGCTGACCGTGACGACGTTTTCTCTGCATTGACCGGTAGAATTATTCCCTTTTTCTTGACATTCGTGCAATAACCTTTCTTTGCATTTGTTTATGGGCACCTCTAGGCCATGTTGTGCAAATCTTTCGAAGAAAATAGTCGTGTAATTTCGGGATGAGTGCGTCGACGTCCTCAACTGGCACACTCCCCCGCCCCCTCGCGGGTGGGGCCGAGGGCCAGGCTGTCCCCACCCCGGTACCGGCCGGCCCCGATGGCTTCTTCTCCGCCACGGTACTGAACCTGTCCCGGGCGCTAGCCGCCCTGACCCCCGCCCCTGCGGAGAAGGTGAAGCGGCTGATGCGGCTGTGTGGACAGGAGAACTCGCAGGGAGTGTACACTTTGGACCGGAGAGGCCGGGATGCGATCGTGGCACTGGGAGTCTTCATCATCGAGTCAGGACTTCAGCACAAGGTGTGTTAAAATGAATGATTATCTGTAGTCTTGGGGTTGGTCTGTATTGTGCATAACACAGGTGGACTTGTTGTGTTTTATCTTTTGTTGAATAATGATCTTGATTACGACTTTGTCTGCTGAGACAAAGACATTTGCATTTTCCTCTTCTAAAGTGCAATACATCTGGGGGTTAGGAATTTGTGATAAAAAAATTGGCAGCCAGTAATTCTACATACTGGAGAATGAAGGACATGTAATGTGATGATTGTACATTCAAGGGTACTTGTTTACAGGGCAAAATCAGCTTCGATGTGATGAATTAGGTGATCCTTTAACGttgcttttttttctctactttttaataataataatattaatatcgggtgtatttgcagccagtaggtacccaatgttaggataatgaggctgattaacatGGCCGAGGCGGCGCCTCGAGCATGTGACCCCTGTTTTACGTCCCATCCAAAAGACGATCAATGTTACCTTACTTAGCATTACACTAGCTGACCAGTAATTAAGTAAGACTAAGAGCaccaaattacatgtagtactggAGATTAGTACAGTGTCTCTGTGGTAAATTATGACTCAGCATAGTATATTAttacaaccaaggaggttaaaaaaaacaattttaacctccttgttacaacataatgataatgattggCCGGCTGATCTTTTTCCCAGGAAATCCATATTCTAGTAACCATCAGTTAGTGGTTGTTGTGTGCTTTCACCTAGTTCAATCTGGGGGGAGTATCGCATACATGGTCTGACAATAAGTCATTTTGAACAGACAAGCAGACAGTAGTTTCAGCAGTCATGGTACTGTTTGAAATGCAGAGACAGATATTTCCAACGACTCATTAACACTGTGGATTTCAGCTGGTGCTTACAAGGTTGCAGGTTGAGATGGTTCAAACAAAACAGGGTCACCAGGATTTTTAGTTGATTCCATGTTAGTTAGTTCAATGTAATCTTACACTTGCAGTTAGAATATAATTATAGCATAGTGTAGTTCTTTCTGGAAAGTCTCCCAGTATATTGAAAAAAGCAACCTATGGGACTTTCCACTTTTATGTTAGATTTCTATTCAACATGAGTTCTTTGACAAATCCAGTTCCTGTGCATATGCTTGGGGCAGTGCAGAGTTACTGAATATGTCAAGGCCCTGTCTTTAGATTTATCCCCAAACCCTGTCCACCTAGGCCAAAaattagaaatacaaaaaaaattacagcCAGTCTCTGATTTGTACAACTACTGGCTGTGATGTATTGTCAGCCCTAGTCTAACTTCTATGACCACCTTAGTTATATGGATCCTGGTAAACAATGGAGATTTAATGCTGAACAGTCAGTCTACATCTCAGTGTGAGACTTATGACTGCAATTTTCGTCTCATTTTCAGGAGCTCCTAGTCCCCTACCTGATCGAAATCCTTAGAAACCTCCCTGGTGCTCATTGGATCCCTTCCCCCACCACAAGTAAACAGGTGAGTGAAGCTCTACTGTGTTAACCAAAACAGAAGTAAGAGTAGAAAATCCTTTTAGACAGTTTGTTGAGACGTAACTCTTACAGAAGTCCTGGGCTCAAATCCCCTGATATGTCCGAAACTGTGCCTATGGGAAAGGAATTTCCCTACTTCAGATGGGTCAAAATGTGTACTTCAGTTAGGGATGAGACTTAAGATTGTGGTCTTGTGTTTAAGGAAAGCTGCACCTCcagcacataaaagaacccaccacacttatcgaaaagagtagaggtccttACAGTTGTGAGTTGATCAAATCTTACAATTGAGGTACCTTGCATATACTGCCATAATGATCATCATAATGGGCACCAAAGGAAGAAACAGCACTCTACCCATTTGCAGGTTGTAACATTGTTTCTTCCCATAGAATGGCCTTCCTGAGAGTGAGCAGTTCAGCTTCTGCCTGGTGACTCTGTTGACAGACATAGCACACAGGGATCCATCCTTCCGTGGGGAGATCATCACAGCTCAGGTAGAAGTGCTGCAGGTCAGTAGGATCTTTAGGTTGCTGAAGCTATTTGTATCCCATCGCGTTCATGTAAAcaaaatggcacagtctagataGGTTAACTTCTGTTACATGATAGACCTGGATATAAATGCTCTCCATGTTCTCCACAGTCTTTAACTTAAAAGATAGAATAGGGAGAAATTGCCATGGTGCCATGTTGCCTGGACCTTCCCTTCATCTTACTTAATTCTGGACTTAAGAAATTCCGAAGAGCTCCTTGTCCCCAAAAGCCTAGATAAAAAGAATTGCAACCTATATTTGACTTTGAGACATGGGCTATGAATCAACTATAGTATGAAGTAAAAGAGGCTATTGTCATCatcaaagaaataaagaagaatGAATTGTTTCATGTTTATCTTACAGACCCTTGCCACCTTGTGCCAGAGTGCTGACATCCCCAAAGTTGCCCTTTGCAGTATAGTTGTCCCCTCTCTGCTGGGAGTTGCTCGTGCGCTCGGTCGGTACAGCACCGGCGACATCGGCCTAATCTCCCAGCTGTTTCCCCGTGAGACTTTCTGCTCCCCTGCATCCACTCGAGTTAGCACACCTGCCACACCAACCTTCCCTGTCCTGGGGCACAGCCGTCCAGTCAGCGCCTGTCTACAACTTACACTCAACCTACAGGGACACTTTTTGCCCCCCTCTCCCAACCCCTCACCAACGCCCTCCCCACGAGGGTCAGAAGGTGCAGCCATCTTTGGCAGCTCTCTGCCTAACTCCCCCATCCATGGAGGTGTATATCAGGGGGTGATGTCTCCACTGGCTTCAGAAGATCTGTTGCAAACTGTTGGCACCAGCTTCCCCATGGCGGCCACGCTAGGAGGGACAAGGAGAGCCCCTTTACATCTCAATCCAGCCCAGTTACAGGATATCCTGTCCACCGCTAAATCTCTCCTTACCAAAGACATTCTCAAGAACTTGGATGCAAAAGCAACAGAGTGCTTCATGCCTGGGGGAGGCCCAAGCTACCCCTATCATTCCTTCAGCGAGACTTTGACGGTTGTGTTGACCAATCTTCTTCACGATCTTCTCTATAATGTAAAGGATCTTTCTGCCTCGTTTACCAAGGAAGTCCATGACTTCATCAAAGGTTTGTTCATTGCGGGACAAACGGAGGTCATGGAGAAACTAGCAGAAGCAAAACTTTCCTACAAGGCGTTCAACCCAGTGGTGCTGCATGTTAGAGCCAACGCTGCCTGTGTGGACCTGCTGGTATGGGCAGAGCAGGAGGAGGCAGGGGTGGATGCCCTCTGTAGTCGTCTCCAGGAGAAACTTAACACAAGCACAAGCTCCAAGCTGGTGGTATTGCACATGCCACTGCTCCTGTGCTGCCTGCAGGGCCTCGGGTCCCTGGCAGAAAAGTTTCCCGGGAACACGTACAACATTCTCAACATTCTCCGCGACTTCCTGATCAACCCTTCCCCCCTGGTGATGAAGCTTCACCGTCTGCAGGTCACCACTGCCACCAGGGGCAATGCACACTCACTCAGTGggcctccatccatccatgttACCGGGACCAGTCCTGTTCACTCACAGAGTCAGTCTTCTACCGAGTACCACAGCCTGCGCGACTCAGCCATTACCAACATCTGCCGTGTCCTAAAGGCGGGGATAAAGGACGATCCAGACTGTGTTCATGCGTTTCTGGCATCCCTGTCTAACCGGCTGTATGCTGCCGAGATAAGTGACAGGGAATCAACTCTCATCTCCACCCACACTATTCACATCCTTGGTGCTATTGCAGTTACTTTCAAGGATGACCTCAAGACCATGCAGTCAGTCCTTCAGATCTTCCAGCAGCGGTTCTGTAGCCCTGCCTCTCCTCTAGATGTCCTTATTGTGGACCAGATGGCTCTCATGCTCCTAGCAGGAGAACCTACCACGTACCAGGAGATCCTGAAGATGTTCATCACAATCACTGTGGAGGCAGGGTCTGCCACGTACTCACAGGACCTTCATGCTACCAACAACAAAGCCCATGGTTACAGGCATGTTTCACTGGCAGTCATCAATGCCCTGGGGGTTGTAGCTAGTAATTTACAGGGTGAGGAACAGCTTCAGCAACTTCTTGTCCGTTTGCTGGAGCTGTTTGTGCAGATGGGGCTTGAAGGTAAGCGAGCGAGTGAGAAGGCCAGCGAGAAGTCCTCCACAGCAATCAAGGCTTCCAGCAGTGCAGGAAACTTGGGCATCCTCATTCCGATCCTGGCTTTGTTGATGAAACGCTTGACCACAATCGTAGACCCCAATCCACGGCTGTACAAGCTGTTTCGTGACTTCTGGCTGTACTGTGTGGTCATGGGATTTGTCACAGAAGGTGCCGGCTTGTGGCCACCGGAATGGTATGATGGTGTTTGCGAGATCGCCACCAAGTCCCCTGTGTTGCTGTCTCCAGGCGGTGAGCACCTACGGTCAGAGCTCCAGTACAACTCAGCACTGAGGAATGATGCTGCAGGGCCAGCAGAGCTGTATGAACTGAGGGCCACAATCCTCAACCTCCTGGGACATCCAGCAGAGGTAGGGTCACTCATTAACAAGCTCAGCTTTGCCCAGTGCACCTACCTTCTCTCTGTGTTCAAGTTGGAAACTATGAGAGTCAAACACTCCACAGATATGAGTAGCTTTCACCTCGTCTTCCGCTACCTAGAGGACAAACAGGTGCAGAAGGACAAGGCAGGGATGCTGCAGTGTCTGCTTGCTGTTGCTGATCAGGCTTTCAAGATCTTCCTTGATGTCATGACCAACAAGCCACGGACAGATGTGTGGGAGAAAGAGCTTGTCAAGCATGCCCAGTTCCTACTTGTCAAGTTCAACCATCAGATGAAGCGCATCCGTCGTGTTGCAGACAAGTTTTTGTCAGGGCTTGTTGACCGGTTTCCACACCTACTGTGGAGCGGGGAGGTGATCTCTACCATGCTGGATATTCTACAGCTCCTGTCCAAGGGACTGCAGAGGGATTCAAAACTTGAGGCCATACAGGCAAAAGTTCCCAACACCTCCCATCAGCTAACTATTCCAGATACCATTGAGGCGAGGGAGAGTGTTGTGCAGGACTTTGCCGCTCGGTGTACAGGTATTTTGCAAGAGGCACTGAAGTGGGCACCTGCAGCCACCAAGTCTCACCTGGAGGAGTACTTGAGAAAAATCGAAAACACCTGCGACGGACTGACCAAACATGCGGGCATGGCCCTTGCAGCAGAAAGCATTTTGCAATACGCAGGTAACACGAAGGATGTGGCTACGTCAAAGATAGACAAGAGACCAAAGTGTGTGAACAAGGATCATTCCAGTTTTGTGGCTTCCACCAACATGAGGAGCTGCTTCATGGGTGAGGTGCAAGGCATGTTGAGTCTGTGTCAGGGCGATGAGAGGAGGCTGGCAAGGACCTTCCACCAACAGCTCACTGCATCCTCACAAGGCAGGGACTTCCAGCATTTCCGTAAGTCCCTCTTTAGAGTTACAGCTCTCCTCATCAACAGCAAGGGCTGCCACCGGCCTCTGCTGCACAGCCTATCCCAGGCACCCATACGCTATTTCACAGACAAGGCCATGGAAACCACCATCTGCTGTTGGCAGTGGTTGCTAGCGGCTAGAGCAGACTTGGAGCTTCCCTTCATGCTGGCCATGACAGCAGCCTGGAAGATGGGAGTGGACATGCGCCTCGGGCTGTTCATGCACAACGTGGACGAGGTGGACGTGCTGGCTAGCTTTGGGGAGGAGGACTGTAAGTCAAAGGCGCCATATGTTGAGCCGCACAACATCTGGATCAACTTCCTGATGGAGAGGTTTGAGGTGGTGAAGTACCGCAGCACCTCACAAGTGGAAATGTTTGCCGACCTGCTGCACTACTCCCTGCCGATGTTCGTGGGCGGAAAGGACCCCATCATGAACCGACATGTTGTTGGGGTTGGTGCCAGATTCCGGCTTCTCACCCTTGGTCTCCTGCTCCTCCAAGGCGATGTCCTGCCCAGCTGCCCCAGCAAGAATGTGCTGCGGGAGAAAGTCTACACCACAGCATTTGACTACTTCACAGCCGTTCTACCCATTCCACTCAAGGACACCTTGACATTGAGGGAGGTTGTGGAGATGGTCATGAAGTTCTGGAAGTCACTTCATTCGGACAAGAAATACTTAAAGACAAGCCACGTGATTGGTTCTAGTTTCCCTGAACTTGACTCTGACACCATTAGTGTGCGTAGTGCCACTGCAACCATGACGTCCGTTCCTGCTGATCTGCGAGCAAGCTCAGACGTTGGCCCTCGTTCAACTCAAGGTTGGGTAAACACCATGCCAATGTCCTCCAACATGTCTGCCCTGTCCAGGCGGTCCACAGGAACCACCCGTAGCAAGAGCAGGGTGGGAGAGGTaaggaaaagtttttttattgtcattGAATGATTGATGATACTGAGTAGAATACATTCAACAACGTTTGAGAAAAACAACTTAATTACATGGCTGCATGTAAAAATGTAAAGATAAAGACATAACATATGCATAACGTGCACTTTGTTGAGTGTGTACGTAACATTTGGAACTTTGGACCCCACGACTTTTTGACAAGTAAAGGTGTTTGATAAACAGAAGCATGTTGTGTCGAATGACACTTGAAACATAACTACTGAGTAGCAATGTATGATGTGTCTAGCTTCCTAAAGTGACTGGTGTTTTGTGATTGGGCCAGGTACTGGTGAAGGACTACATGCGGCGACGAGGGCTGCTGCTGTCCCTGGTGGGGAACGAGATCGAGCGGCTAACGACATGGTACAACCCGCTGGGTCTGTCAGAGCTAAGCTTCGTGGGGCAGGACACCATCACGGCGTGGCAGTCGCAGCCCATGTCAGACAGGGCCTGGAGGGACACGGTACAGATGGCGTGGGACATCTCCCCACGACTAGCACTGCAGCTCCCAGCCAGGTGGGGGAACCATTCCTTACTCAGTAGTCCCTAAACACTCGTCCCTTCATTGGTTAGGAACACATTTTCCACATTGCAGGTATACAAATGGAAGTAGTCATCTCCATGCTACATACAACTGACACTCCACTTCAGTAACACGTTTAGATGCAGTCTCCTTTTCTACAGTCTCAAGTGTATGACATTGTACCTAGAAAGGTGATACATACAGTTGTGCAATTGGCTAAAAGTTGTTCTCACGCTGCTTCTACAGGTTCCGTCAGACTGAAGCCATTTCCAGGGAGGTGACACGTCTAGTCAGGAATGACCCCCAAGCAGTTGTAGATGTCCCGAGAGCAATCCAGGTAAAACTCTGTCAAATTAATTTTCAGTTCTGTGTATAtagagtctttttttttacctgtatgTGTTTGCAAAGTTGAAAACAGGAAGCTCAAAAACAATGACAACATGAATGAACAGATCTATATTCAAATACAGATCAGGTATTTCCTCAAGGATTACTGACTGAGTATTGTGTAACAGGGTAAAATGCTGTCTTATTCTTGCAGTTCCTTTTGCCTGTGAGAGTTGAGGAAAAGTCACCTGACCAGAAAGTAGGCCTCACAATGGCAGCACAGCCTGTTATAGATTAACTTATTCTTCTACTCTATAAGTAAAAATCTCAGCTTGGACCAGGAATGCTTATAACAGTTATAAAAGCAAGATGGGGCAAAATGCTGCATGGGTggaggtacatgtgtatgtgcttTGAAAGTTGTTCTTCTAATCAGGGAAAATATATTGCAGGAGAGCACGCTATATCTCTTTCCTGTTTGCTGAAATACCTGGTTAACAAACACTGTGGAGGTGGGCcattacaaaataaacaaaatgctACATGGGCTGAGGTTAGCACTTGAGGTTAGCTCTTCCTAGTTCAAGCTTCAATGTACTGTTAAACATTTTCTACTACAGTACCTGGTCACAGAACACAGTGTTGAAGTGGATGCCCCAGAACTGAGCCACATCCTCACCTGGACAGGTGTAAACCCTGCTATGGCGCTATCGTACTTCTCGCGCCAGTTCCCACCACATCCATTCACCTCGCAACTTGGCGTGAAGGTCCTGCGCTCCCTCCCACCCGAGGTCACCCTGTTCTACGTGCCACAGCTGATCCAGGTGTGATGCCATGCAACACCATTAATTTTCATTGGTAAAAGGGACAGAGATACAAATGTCTGTAACAGAAGTAATCACTTCACctggaaaaaaattaggtgcTAATACAGATGTTTACACTAATAATCCAGCACTTTCATGACAGCTCTATGATTCAATCATATACAAACTATGATCATTTCTACAATTCCTGGGTCATCTATATATAGTATAGTACATGTCTACTTGCATATGCTAAAGTTATATTACCCAGTTTTTACATCGTACACTtaacaattgttgtgcaatgagGTTTTTGTGTCTACAAATGTGACAGTCAGTTTCCATTTCTTTCCCCAGGCTCTGCGCTATGACACCATGGGGTATGTACAGGAGTATATCCAGTGGGCCAGTCGGCGCTCCCAGCTCCTGGCTCACCAGTTTGTCTGGAACATGAAGACCAACGCTTACACTGATGAGGATGGCACCATCAAGGACGCAGAGGTGTGTATTTGCTTCTGTATAAATCAGTATAGCAAGACACAATGGTTCACTACACTTAAGTTAAAACATCTTCTGACACCTAATCCCTCGATACCAAGAGTTATCAAAAGCTGTCCATTGAAAAGGCCCCTGCCAGGCTATATGACAATGAGCCCCTTTTTACAGGTCGGAGATCGTTTTGAGGCCATGATCGAACTGATGACTCGGACATTGTCAGGGCCAGCCAAGGAATTCTATCAGCGGGAGTTTGACTTCTTTGGGAAGGTGACGGCCATCTCAGGGGAGATCAGGCCCTATCCAAAAGGTGCAGAGAGGAAGAAGGCCTGTCTCAAGGCCATGAAAAAAATTGCTGTGAGTACCCAAGATCTGTTTTGAGCATGACACTACATAAGGATTATCAATTATACTAAACTGAAATATATGATTCACAAAATAGACCATGTTGCCCACATTTGCCagtatgtgtacatacatgatTACCTAGTTTCAAGGTGGAATCAGGAAAGAGCAACCCTGTTATATGTTTGAACAATATGGTATGGTCTAACCCTTGCTCCTGGTGCAACTCAGGTCCAGCCTGGCTGTTACCTACCCAGTAACCCTGAGGCTGTTGTGTTGGGAATCGACTACAACTCAGGAACTCCCCTACAAAGTGCAGCAAAGGCACCTTTCCTAGCCAAGtttaaggtttgtttgtttttttccaacTTATTTGCTTTATGACTTATGACTCACTGAATTTTCTGATTTATCCTCTTCATTCCTGAAGAGACCATGgctttttttcttccatctggGTCATAGAAACCCCAGCCTATAATGTCATTGGGTCTTGGCTGTTGGCACACTCTCTACCTTTACATAAAAGGGTTG is a genomic window containing:
- the LOC118409646 gene encoding phosphatidylinositol 4-kinase alpha-like isoform X2, producing MSASTSSTGTLPRPLAGGAEGQAVPTPVPAGPDGFFSATVLNLSRALAALTPAPAEKVKRLMRLCGQENSQGVYTLDRRGRDAIVALGVFIIESGLQHKELLVPYLIEILRNLPGAHWIPSPTTSKQNGLPESEQFSFCLVTLLTDIAHRDPSFRGEIITAQVEVLQTLATLCQSADIPKVALCSIVVPSLLGVARALGRYSTGDIGLISQLFPRETFCSPASTRVSTPATPTFPVLGHSRPVSACLQLTLNLQGHFLPPSPNPSPTPSPRGSEGAAIFGSSLPNSPIHGGVYQGVMSPLASEDLLQTVGTSFPMAATLGGTRRAPLHLNPAQLQDILSTAKSLLTKDILKNLDAKATECFMPGGGPSYPYHSFSETLTVVLTNLLHDLLYNVKDLSASFTKEVHDFIKGLFIAGQTEVMEKLAEAKLSYKAFNPVVLHVRANAACVDLLVWAEQEEAGVDALCSRLQEKLNTSTSSKLVVLHMPLLLCCLQGLGSLAEKFPGNTYNILNILRDFLINPSPLVMKLHRLQVTTATRGNAHSLSGPPSIHVTGTSPVHSQSQSSTEYHSLRDSAITNICRVLKAGIKDDPDCVHAFLASLSNRLYAAEISDRESTLISTHTIHILGAIAVTFKDDLKTMQSVLQIFQQRFCSPASPLDVLIVDQMALMLLAGEPTTYQEILKMFITITVEAGSATYSQDLHATNNKAHGYRHVSLAVINALGVVASNLQGEEQLQQLLVRLLELFVQMGLEGKRASEKASEKSSTAIKASSSAGNLGILIPILALLMKRLTTIVDPNPRLYKLFRDFWLYCVVMGFVTEGAGLWPPEWYDGVCEIATKSPVLLSPGGEHLRSELQYNSALRNDAAGPAELYELRATILNLLGHPAEVGSLINKLSFAQCTYLLSVFKLETMRVKHSTDMSSFHLVFRYLEDKQVQKDKAGMLQCLLAVADQAFKIFLDVMTNKPRTDVWEKELVKHAQFLLVKFNHQMKRIRRVADKFLSGLVDRFPHLLWSGEVISTMLDILQLLSKGLQRDSKLEAIQAKVPNTSHQLTIPDTIEARESVVQDFAARCTGILQEALKWAPAATKSHLEEYLRKIENTCDGLTKHAGMALAAESILQYAGNTKDVATSKIDKRPKCVNKDHSSFVASTNMRSCFMGEVQGMLSLCQGDERRLARTFHQQLTASSQGRDFQHFRKSLFRVTALLINSKGCHRPLLHSLSQAPIRYFTDKAMETTICCWQWLLAARADLELPFMLAMTAAWKMGVDMRLGLFMHNVDEVDVLASFGEEDCKSKAPYVEPHNIWINFLMERFEVVKYRSTSQVEMFADLLHYSLPMFVGGKDPIMNRHVVGVGARFRLLTLGLLLLQGDVLPSCPSKNVLREKVYTTAFDYFTAVLPIPLKDTLTLREVVEMVMKFWKSLHSDKKYLKTSHVIGSSFPELDSDTISVRSATATMTSVPADLRASSDVGPRSTQGWVNTMPMSSNMSALSRRSTGTTRSKSRVGEVLVKDYMRRRGLLLSLVGNEIERLTTWYNPLGLSELSFVGQDTITAWQSQPMSDRAWRDTVQMAWDISPRLALQLPARFRQTEAISREVTRLVRNDPQAVVDVPRAIQYLVTEHSVEVDAPELSHILTWTGVNPAMALSYFSRQFPPHPFTSQLGVKVLRSLPPEVTLFYVPQLIQALRYDTMGYVQEYIQWASRRSQLLAHQFVWNMKTNAYTDEDGTIKDAEVGDRFEAMIELMTRTLSGPAKEFYQREFDFFGKVTAISGEIRPYPKGAERKKACLKAMKKIAVQPGCYLPSNPEAVVLGIDYNSGTPLQSAAKAPFLAKFKVRKCGINDLENLGLEGGDTTDGTAEEVWQAAIFKVGDDVRQDMLALQVMTLFKNIFRQAGLDLFLYPYRVIATAPGCGVIECIPDTKSRDQLGRQTDIGLYEYFLQKYGDEMTLMFQNARRNFIESMAAYSVIGFLLQIKDRHNGNIMLDSQGHIMHIDFGFMFESSPGGNLGWEPDIKLTDEMVMIMGGKMDAPPFRRFMELCIQGYLAVRPYQEAIVSLVALMLDTALPCFRGQTIKLLRQRFAPLQNERDAANYMQKVIKDSFLNYRSITYDMLQYYQNQIPY
- the LOC118409646 gene encoding phosphatidylinositol 4-kinase alpha-like isoform X1, encoding MSASTSSTGTLPRPLAGGAEGQAVPTPVPAGPDGFFSATVLNLSRALAALTPAPAEKVKRLMRLCGQENSQGVYTLDRRGRDAIVALGVFIIESGLQHKELLVPYLIEILRNLPGAHWIPSPTTSKQNGLPESEQFSFCLVTLLTDIAHRDPSFRGEIITAQVEVLQTLATLCQSADIPKVALCSIVVPSLLGVARALGRYSTGDIGLISQLFPRETFCSPASTRVSTPATPTFPVLGHSRPVSACLQLTLNLQGHFLPPSPNPSPTPSPRGSEGAAIFGSSLPNSPIHGGVYQGVMSPLASEDLLQTVGTSFPMAATLGGTRRAPLHLNPAQLQDILSTAKSLLTKDILKNLDAKATECFMPGGGPSYPYHSFSETLTVVLTNLLHDLLYNVKDLSASFTKEVHDFIKGLFIAGQTEVMEKLAEAKLSYKAFNPVVLHVRANAACVDLLVWAEQEEAGVDALCSRLQEKLNTSTSSKLVVLHMPLLLCCLQGLGSLAEKFPGNTYNILNILRDFLINPSPLVMKLHRLQVTTATRGNAHSLSGPPSIHVTGTSPVHSQSQSSTEYHSLRDSAITNICRVLKAGIKDDPDCVHAFLASLSNRLYAAEISDRESTLISTHTIHILGAIAVTFKDDLKTMQSVLQIFQQRFCSPASPLDVLIVDQMALMLLAGEPTTYQEILKMFITITVEAGSATYSQDLHATNNKAHGYRHVSLAVINALGVVASNLQGEEQLQQLLVRLLELFVQMGLEGKRASEKASEKSSTAIKASSSAGNLGILIPILALLMKRLTTIVDPNPRLYKLFRDFWLYCVVMGFVTEGAGLWPPEWYDGVCEIATKSPVLLSPGGEHLRSELQYNSALRNDAAGPAELYELRATILNLLGHPAEVGSLINKLSFAQCTYLLSVFKLETMRVKHSTDMSSFHLVFRYLEDKQVQKDKAGMLQCLLAVADQAFKIFLDVMTNKPRTDVWEKELVKHAQFLLVKFNHQMKRIRRVADKFLSGLVDRFPHLLWSGEVISTMLDILQLLSKGLQRDSKLEAIQAKVPNTSHQLTIPDTIEARESVVQDFAARCTGILQEALKWAPAATKSHLEEYLRKIENTCDGLTKHAGMALAAESILQYAGNTKDVATSKIDKRPKCVNKDHSSFVASTNMRSCFMGEVQGMLSLCQGDERRLARTFHQQLTASSQGRDFQHFRKSLFRVTALLINSKGCHRPLLHSLSQAPIRYFTDKAMETTICCWQWLLAARADLELPFMLAMTAAWKMGVDMRLGLFMHNVDEVDVLASFGEEDCKSKAPYVEPHNIWINFLMERFEVVKYRSTSQVEMFADLLHYSLPMFVGGKDPIMNRHVVGVGARFRLLTLGLLLLQGDVLPSCPSKNVLREKVYTTAFDYFTAVLPIPLKDTLTLREVVEMVMKFWKSLHSDKKYLKTSHVIGSSFPELDSDTISVRSATATMTSVPADLRASSDVGPRSTQGWVNTMPMSSNMSALSRRSTGTTRSKSRVGEVLVKDYMRRRGLLLSLVGNEIERLTTWYNPLGLSELSFVGQDTITAWQSQPMSDRAWRDTVQMAWDISPRLALQLPARFRQTEAISREVTRLVRNDPQAVVDVPRAIQFLLPVRVEEKSPDQKYLVTEHSVEVDAPELSHILTWTGVNPAMALSYFSRQFPPHPFTSQLGVKVLRSLPPEVTLFYVPQLIQALRYDTMGYVQEYIQWASRRSQLLAHQFVWNMKTNAYTDEDGTIKDAEVGDRFEAMIELMTRTLSGPAKEFYQREFDFFGKVTAISGEIRPYPKGAERKKACLKAMKKIAVQPGCYLPSNPEAVVLGIDYNSGTPLQSAAKAPFLAKFKVRKCGINDLENLGLEGGDTTDGTAEEVWQAAIFKVGDDVRQDMLALQVMTLFKNIFRQAGLDLFLYPYRVIATAPGCGVIECIPDTKSRDQLGRQTDIGLYEYFLQKYGDEMTLMFQNARRNFIESMAAYSVIGFLLQIKDRHNGNIMLDSQGHIMHIDFGFMFESSPGGNLGWEPDIKLTDEMVMIMGGKMDAPPFRRFMELCIQGYLAVRPYQEAIVSLVALMLDTALPCFRGQTIKLLRQRFAPLQNERDAANYMQKVIKDSFLNYRSITYDMLQYYQNQIPY